TTCTCCGCTGCTTCCGCCATCTCCTGCCGACCGCTCCACAAATGTTGAATTTCGGACTTCCTGTAAAATAGCCGGAAAAGAGGCGAATGCAAATGCGGAAGAACCATTCCGGCCACAAAAAACGCGATTCCGCCGGCAAAAGAGGGGAACCGGGGCGACAGAGCGGTCCCGCCTGTTTCCCGGCCCCCTCCGCAATCAGCCGCGCCCGATCCGGAAATTCCGGCGCCGGGCCGCCTCCATGAATTTCAGCGCACGCGGCGCGTAATCCGGCTCCTCCGTGTCGCCGTACTCCCATGCGCGGCGGCCGACGCCCGAAATCTCCTCCGAGACAAGGCGCCGTTTCGGACCGGAACACGGCGGCTTCCGCGCCAGGTGAATCGCCTGCTCGAAGACGGCGCCGCACTCGCAGCGGTTCTCCGGGTCGATGCCGGTCCGGTCAAGGTAGAGCGCGACATCCGCCTCAGCCCCGGCAAGCGCGCTCTGCTTCACCTCTTCGGGCAGCAGCTTCCACTCCTCCCGGGCCAGATGGCGGCGGAAATACTCTTCCGCCGCGGATCTCAGTTCAACAAGTGTCATATTCATACTTTCTCCTGCCGGAAAAAGGGGGGCCGCACCGGCCCCCCGAAATATCAGTTTCCGCCGCGGAGCGCCGCAAGCGCGGTCGCGCTGGCCTTCAGGTTGCTGATCCGGCAGAGACGCGCGCCGGCGTTCCTGAAGACGAAAGTGACTTCCCCGAGCGCCATGCGCTTGATGCCGTCGAACCCCTTCGGCGTCGCATCCGAGTCGGTGATCGCGCGTCCTTTCAGGCTGGCCAGGCCGAAACCGGCCGGATCGATGATCCAGCTGTCGGTGTCCGGCATGTCAGGATCGGCCATGACCGTCATGCCGCGACCGTTGATCTCGTTCACGATCACCGCGACATAGGCGCCGCGCCGGTCGTCGGAACGGACGATCTGCAGCTGGTTCTTATACTCGTTCGACAGAACCCGCGCCTGTCCCGGCGAGCAGAGGATCAGCGACGGGTCGCCGCCCGCGCCGAGCACTGCCTGAGCCGCATCGTTCACCACGACGCTGTCGAGCGCGGCGGCAGAAGCATCGACCGAGAGCCCGTTGTCGCCGCAGCCGAAGAAGTAGAGCCCGCCCGCTTCGCCGCGCGCCGACGCGGTCGCTTCGACCCGGCGGCCGAAAAGCGCCACGCGGTTCAGGTCGCGCGCCAGCTCGCCGAGCGCAAAGGCGGTCTGCTTGTTGAGCTGGTTGTCGACCGTGCCGAAAACATTGACCGCGAGCGCACTGCCGGAGAGAATGATGTCCTTGCGGAAAATCTGCGTGCAGTTGAACCCGGTCTGTCCGGTCAGGCCGGTTTCGTCGCCGTCGCCGGGGTTGCTGCCCTCCTGCACCGGCGTCGAAACGATCGACAGCACGTCGTCCGCCGCCGGCGCTGCGGTCTTGGAACCGTTCGCGCTGACCAGCGCGACGGTGAAGCCCGACGACGTCACCGTGGCAACCCGGAAAAGCGCCGAATCGTCCTTCACGACCACGAGCGTACCGACCTTCAGCTTCGCGAGGTCGGCGGCCGAGGCCGACAGCGTGCCGGACGAAACGGCAGTGACCGTCACGCTGCGCCCGGTCAGCTGGTCCTCAAGCCACTCGTGCTTCTGCTGCGTCGCATCCTCGCTCGGCTTGAAGAGGCTGATAAAACGCGGCTCGTCCTTGATCACGGTCGAAAGCACGTCGGAGAGGTCGCGCTTCTTATTCTGGAAACTGTAGCTGTACAACATATTGTGGAAACTCCTGCAATTCTGGTTATTCGTTCACGGCGGGAACTTCGGCGAGAAGCGACACGATGTCGTCCCCGCTCCGGTCGGCCCGTGCCGGGGCCGGCGGCACCTCGGGCGCACCCGGGGCCAGATCGAGCTTGAAAAAACGCGGCGAACTTTCGCGCAGCCGTTCGAGGAACGCCCCGGCCGCCTCGGGCGACTCCGGATCGATCCGGTTCCGGGCGCACAGATACTCGAGGTAGTCGGCGTCGGTGAAGCCGTGCTCCTGCGCGATGCTCTCGATCCGGCGGCGGAAACCGATGCGGGCGAGCTCCTGCTTCGCGGCGTCGCGTTCGGCTCCCGCGCTCTCGAGGCTTTCGCGCAGCCGGGCGAGTTCGGCGTCATAGCGGCGCTTGAGCTGTTCCGGCTCGGTAAGGGCGCTCTTCTCGAGCTCCTCGATCCGGGCTTCGAGTTCGCGGTTGCGTTTCTCGAGTTCGGAGGAACCGGCGTCGCCGGGGCGGAAGCCGGCCAGCCGGGCGCGTTCCGCCTCGCTCAGAGCCTCCCCCGCCGCGGCTTTTCCGATGATCTCCATCAGATCCATTGGCAATTCTCCCTGTTGATGGTCACTTTCGTCAGGCTCCGCCGGAAGCGGTCCTTTCCGGCACGGCATGCGGCCTGAACTCACCAACGGGAATTTCTGTCAACCCGCCGCCTCAGAAACGGCCGGAAACAGCAACCGTTCCGAATTTTTTCATGCACGATATTTTATGAATATTTGTTTCTTGAATATTTCATCAATTCTGCCCGAGGTCCGGAATCACGATGGACGGGCCTAAACACGTCTTCGGCCTCTTC
This region of Victivallis lenta genomic DNA includes:
- a CDS encoding SU10 major capsid protein → MLYSYSFQNKKRDLSDVLSTVIKDEPRFISLFKPSEDATQQKHEWLEDQLTGRSVTVTAVSSGTLSASAADLAKLKVGTLVVVKDDSALFRVATVTSSGFTVALVSANGSKTAAPAADDVLSIVSTPVQEGSNPGDGDETGLTGQTGFNCTQIFRKDIILSGSALAVNVFGTVDNQLNKQTAFALGELARDLNRVALFGRRVEATASARGEAGGLYFFGCGDNGLSVDASAAALDSVVVNDAAQAVLGAGGDPSLILCSPGQARVLSNEYKNQLQIVRSDDRRGAYVAVIVNEINGRGMTVMADPDMPDTDSWIIDPAGFGLASLKGRAITDSDATPKGFDGIKRMALGEVTFVFRNAGARLCRISNLKASATALAALRGGN